GGAGCCGCGTGTGGCTCACGAACGAGGCGGGTGCGAGGCCACCGTCGCACACGCAGCCGAGGGGAAGGCGCGTCTGCCTCCACGGCTCCTCCCAGACCTCCAGCGTCGCCGAGCCTGGTAGTCGCGCAATGCAGTCATAGAGATTGGTCTGGAAATTGTAGACTGTTTTACACATATTACCCCGGAAACCTACGCTTGTGAGTCTCAACTTTATTGCCTCCCCTTTTACGGTTTTAAAAGTGTATTTGCAGGACAGGGATGATTTGCCACCGCGGCCGTATAAGAACACATTCTTCGGCGAGTTGAAGTGTCCCGATCTGGCCTGAGAACTACTGAACTCGATGTCACAATCAGTGTCAGGTTCTATCCCCTCCAAAGAGACTGTTACAAACTCGTAGTAGATGGAGTAATCCAGTGGCAGTAGACTTGTCCCGTCTGTGAAGTCTTGAGTGACAGCAAGATTAGTGCCCGTCGAAAGGAAGCTTTCCTTCAGCGTGCACGGCTGGCTCACCGTTCCTTTCTGCCTCGACCGCACGCATATCGGTGGCAGCTGTTCGTCGCAGTAATTTGCCATTAATTCTGAGGCATCTGGTGGCGTGCCGGTGAATGGCTTTCCGTCGAAAATGGCGAGGCGGTTCCTGCAGGGATGATGCCCCATCATGCCCTGCTTCTTCCTTGCTTTGTGATACTTAGTAAAGTATATCCataccacctcccctctcctcccctcgaacTGATATGAGCAAGACGCGTTTGGCGGAACGGCGAACACAGGACTTGCGACGATGCCATTGGTTCCCCCAAAGCTTTTGATAGTTTGTTTACACTGCAGGCCATTTACATTAGAAGCTTCCTGATTTATGTAAAGCACATGAGCCTCTAGCTCAAAGCCAGTGACGAGGTTGGGAAGATGGTTCATCCTGCCAGACGTGGCAGTCTGAAACACCACCAGCACTTCGGGTCCACTCGAAGTGATGTTAGGAACGGTGGCGGTGCCGCAGAGCTTGGCTAGCAGCGGCGCCTTCATGGAGCCTCCGTCGTAAACTAGCAGGAAGTCCTCTGGACCGCGGCACTCGTTGTCCTGCAGGAGCCGGGATTCGGGGGAGACTCGGCCCACAGGACCCTGACGCCCCACCTGCACCAGTCGGTCGTTGTCTTGTCGGAGGGTGATGACGGGCGTGAAGCCGCTTGCGGGGGGCGGCAGAGCCTTTACCAGGTAATAACAGGTGACGTTGCGCGGGTAGAGGCCCGGGGAAATTGGGGGACTGCAAGCGGCACTGTCGAGCCCTACATCCCTGGAACACTCGACTGCACACGGTGTTCCGTACGGCTTCTCCGCGGTACTTGGCAGCGCCTCCACGGCCGTAACGCACCACCGCACGCTCCCGGGGCAGGAACTTGTATCTGCAGGGACAATATGAAGTTAAACAAACATGTGATACTCGTATagtctcctcttactctttctatatatttgtgtgtggagagagggaacgaTATGTTTGCGAATGTGAGTGTgctcttgcgcgcgcgcgcgcgtgtgtgtgtgtcctgtatgTGTAtacgagtgtctgtgtgtgtgtgtgtgtgtgtgtgtgtgtgtgtgtgtgtgtgtgtgtgtgtgtgtgtgtgtgtgtgtgtcctgtgtgtgtatacaagagcCTGAGTATGCGTACAAGCATGCGTGCGTGAGCTCATACGAGTATTTAGATACGTTTTCCTACCCACTCCCATCTCGCAGGACTCGTAATGCAGAAGCCTCCCAGACTCTGACCCCGCGGAAAATTCTTGAAAATTCTGAACGTCTTCATGAAATGCCTGAAGCGATCGTAAACTTAAGTGGATTATCGAAATGCACTTAAGCCTAGATGGAGATACTGACCTCATCTTCAGCGGGATGGTCACTCGACTGAATTTAATCCGAAACATCAAACGTTATTAaggaaatgatggtaatggttGATGAAGTTGATACATAGTTGGATGAacatatattcttttaaaaaaaatcatcgaaGGCAACAGTGTGTATGGTGGTggaggtagtagtagtggtggtggggatgatgacgatgatgatgatgatgatgatggtaatgatgatgatgaggaggaggaggatgaggatgatgatgatgaagatggtgatgatgatgatgatgatgatgatgatgatgatgatgatgatgatgatgatgatgatgatgatgatgaggaggaggaggaggaggaggaggaggaagaagaggaggaagtgaagacgtaagaagacaacaacaaagacaatgagGATGATTTTGCAGTAACAGTAGCAATTGCAACAGCCTcagcagtaacaacaaaataataattataacaataaataccTGACCGCATGCATGTCTGCGTAAAGACAGACAACACATAAAGAAATAACATTTCCTGCATTACATAAACCTACTCTCCCACATGCAATAATGCCTACTGCAATGGCAATCGCTCCGCCTGAGTTGCAGCCAGACTTCATTatgaagaaagacacacacaatccacagtacaaggtggaggtggaggtggaggtggaggtggaggtggaggtggcggtggaggtggaggtggaggtggaggtggaggtggaggtggaggtggaggtggaggtgggggtggaggtgggggtggaggaggaggtggaggtggaggtggaggtggaggtggaggtggaggtggaggtggcggtggaggtggaggtggcggtggaggtggaggtggaggtggaggtggaggtggagggggaggtggaggtggaggtggaggtggaggtggaggtggaggtggaggtggaggtggaggtggaggtgggggtggaggaggaggaagaagaagcggaagaagaagtaTAGAGGAAAAggcggtagaggaggaggagggggaggagcaggaggaggaggagaaagatttggagtagaagtaggagtaggagcaggaagtGAAGCTATGAAGTTCCTGTTCTACGGACCTGTCGCTTGCATTGACGTTTCTGCTAGAACTATTGGTGACTACtaaatacttttgtttttttgggtggTGATAAGTACGATATACATTcggatattgtaatgataatcgtAGTGATAATATGAGTCACAATGCTGATAACAGCGATGACAGGAGCAatgtaactaaaataataatgatagtaaaaattatcttaaattattgataatggttataaacttaattgtaataacaatgatagaaatagtaacatgtttatcaacaataacaacaattattactgctaatgataataaggacagtagtagtgatagtagtaataacaaatcagaacaatggtaatggtagtaataataaggataataataataataataataataataataataatgataatgataatgataatgataatgataatgataatgataatgataatgataatgataatgataacgataacgataataatgatgacaatgataatgataatgataatgataatgataatgataatgataatgataatgataatgataatgataacgataacgataataatgatgacaatgataatgataatgataataataatgataataacagtaataataataatataaaaaacaaaacatgataataataataataataataataataataataataataataataataatgataataataaataataataataataataataataataataataataaacaatattttttaaaaataataataacaataataatgacaataacagtaataataataataataataataataataataataataataatgataataataataataaacaatattttttaaaaataataataacaataataatgacaataacagtaataataataataataataacaacaatatgcataacaccagcaacaacaaccatagtaatagtaagaatcaattataatattaatacttagaggatgatggtaatagtgatcaagatgacgctgatgataatgatgatgatatgatgatgataatgatgatgatgatgatgatgatgatgatgatgatgatgatgatgatgatgatgatgattatgattatgattatgattatgattatgattatgatgatgatgatgatgatgatgatgatgatgatgatgatgatgatgatgatgattatgattatgattatgattatgattatgattatgatgatgatgatgatgacgacgataaagaCGATGGTGAAGAGTACGATAAGGATTATCATAATACAATCAACGAAAacagaataacaaagagaaaagggaagacaagagaaaaagccACGGGGCCGACCACCATACCTGATCTTAAACTTGAGTGGGTTGTCGAAGTACTCGCCCTGCGTGGTGGAGGCAGCCTGCAGCGTCACAGATACCGTGTCCGTCTCGCTGTAGTACACGTTGAGACCCGACCCTTCTCCGCACCACCGCCCGCCCCTCTCCGCCAGCTCAGGCTCCTCGATGCTCACGTGGTCTCCCTCGCAGCCGCCCACTCCGGAATCTGAGGGCGGCGAGGCGAGGTGAAAGGGGGTTTCTAGGGGAGgctggggagggtgtgggggtgtgggtttttgggggtgggggtgcaggggagggggaggtggtgtgtggttgtttggttgtttggttgtttgtttgtgtgtgtgtgtgtgtgtgtgtgtgtgtgtgtgtgtgtgtgtgtgtgtgtgtgtggatgcctaCACGATTCCTTGTCAGTGGCTAGGAAAATGCCCTTTCGGAATTTTGTTTATGGCATTGCAAAccttatctgattggatgcctttcccaaCATCAGCTGAGTTCCGAGAGAGGGAAGCACTCACGAACCAGCCTCGGTGACATGTGTATGAATTGAGCATGCATatcatgaataatgtatatattcatgatatgcatgctcatacatacatacatacatatatatatatatatatatatatatatatatatatatatatatatatatgtttatgtacacatgtatttatacttatatataaatatatatctatatctatatctatatatatatatatatatatgtgtgtgtgtgtgtgtaaatttacatatatatataactatatatataattatatatatatacatatatatacatatatatatatatatatatatatatatatgtgtgtgtgtgtgtgtgtgtgtgtgtgtgtgtgtgtgtgtgtgtgtgtgtgtgtgtgtgtatgtatatatatatatatatatatatatatatatatatatatatatatatatatattctacatatatatatatatatatatatatatatatatatatgtatatatatatatatatatatatatatatatatattctacacacacacacacacacacacacacacacacacacacacacacatatatatatatatatatatatatatatatatatatatatatatatatatatatatatatatatatatatatatatatatatatattatatatatatatatatatatatatatattatatacataactatacatataaatatatatatcttatatatacatacttatatatacatttatatatatatatatatatatatatgtaaatttacatatatatatatatatatatatatataactatatatataactatatatatatacatatatatatatacatatatatatatatatatatatatatatatatatatatgtgtgtgtgtgtgtgtgtgtgtgtgtgtgtgtacacatacatacttatgtatatatgtatatatagatatagatatataaaattatatatacatgtacatacgcatatataaatacatatatgtacgtatataattaattaattaatatatataaatatatatataatatctctctatatatatatgtatatatatatatatatatatatatatatatatatatatatatatatataaacataagcatgtatgtatgtatatatatatatatatattttttttttttttttttttttttttttttttttttctaacagccattcattccactgcaggacataggcttctatcaattcactaatgagaggttatatggcagtgctacccttgcctgattggatgcccttcctaatcaactgcggttgtgcccggcggtgacttcacctacgacacctgcgtttgacttctcaaggcgatatgtcgttttctcgggctcgagcgagcagtcagagcgcaggcatttttacgaccgccgcgacggggaattgaactcgggaccacgagggtcggagtccagtgctctaaccactggaccatcgcggcagtcatatatatatatacatacataagtatatatttacatatgcacatatatatacaccccccttccccccccccccacacatatatatgtatatatatatatatatatatatgcatgtttatatacatatacatatatatatatatatatatatatatatatatatgtatatatatatatgtatatatatatatatatatatatatatatatatatatatgtgtgtgtgtgtgtgtgtgtgtgtgtgtgtgtgtgtgtgtgtgtgtgtgtgtgtgtgtgtgtgtgtgtgtatgtgtgtgtgtgtatgtaaataggaatatatacatacatatacatatttgtgtatgtatatgtatatataccgattatatatatatatatatatatatatatatatatatgtgcgtgtgtttgtgtgtgtgtgtgactgtgtgtgtgtgtgtgtgtgtgtgtgtgtgtgtgtgtgtgtgtgtgtgtgtgtgtgtgtgtgtgtgtgtgtgtgtgtgtcgggggagTGTACAGAGGGCTGTAAAGAACTAAAGCCTTCCTGTTAAAGACAGATGTATAGCTGTCGACAAAAGattaaaataagaggaagagataggtcaatagatacagagacagaaagagagagagagagagcgagggggagtaaaagagagattgacagagagagagagagagagagagagagagagagagagagagagagagagagagagagagagagagagagagtgacagacagacagaaagaaagagagagacagagcgagggggagtgaaagagacagacagagagagagagagagagagagagaccgagagacagaaacagagaaagaactaAAAGAACTAAAGCCTTCCTGTTAAAGACAGATGTATAGCTGTCGACAAAAGattaaaataagaggaagagataggtcaatagatacagagacagaaagagagagagagagagcgagggggagtaaaagagagattgacagagagagagagagagagagagagagagagagagagagagagagagagagagagagagagagagagagagagagagagagagagtgacagacagacagaaagaaagagagagagagagagagagagagagagagagagagagagagagagagagagagagagagagaaagagagagagagagaaagagagagagagagagagagagagagagagagagagagagagagagagagagagagagagagagagagagagagtgtggagggtAGTGCCAATCGTACAAAACCTCAGATACTAGAAAATATACCTAGTTCCTAAAACTGACGCACCCAAATGTTTTCCCTTCTTCACTAATatctaaaatgaaagaaagaaaataaaaggaaaagaaaaaaaagaacagaagatagGAGACGAAAGCCCCGCCCCTCCGTGCCGCGAAGGAGGCTGGGCGTGTCGTGCAAAATGGGGgcatggagaggagggaaggaagaacccctccccccccaccacacgtcccctcccccggccccccctctctccgtggTCGCCTGCACCGCTTCCACTGCATTGGAGATTGGACCGAGAGAGCTGGCGGGATGagggggcggaagaggagg
This sequence is a window from Penaeus chinensis breed Huanghai No. 1 chromosome 10, ASM1920278v2, whole genome shotgun sequence. Protein-coding genes within it:
- the LOC125029822 gene encoding LOW QUALITY PROTEIN: uncharacterized protein LOC125029822 (The sequence of the model RefSeq protein was modified relative to this genomic sequence to represent the inferred CDS: deleted 1 base in 1 codon), which encodes MIQSEAWQRLPPLETPFHLASPPSDSGVGGCEGDHVSIEEPELAERGGRWCGEGSGLNVYYSETDTVSVTLQAASTTQGEYFDNPLKFKIRYKFLPRERAVVRYGRGGAAKYRGEAVRNTVCSRVFQGCRARQCRLQSPNFPGLYPRNVTCYYLVKALPPPASGFTPVITLRQDNDRLVQVGRQGPVGRVSPESRLLQDNECRGPEDFLLVYDGGSMKAPLLAKLCGTATVPNITSSGPEVLVVFQTATSGRMNHLPNLVTGFELEAHVLYINQEASNVNGLQCKQTIKSFGGTNGIVASPVFAVPPNASCSYQFEGRRGEVVWIYFTKYHKARKKQGMMGHHPCRNRLAIFDGKPFTGTPPDASELMANYCDEQLPPICVRSRQKGTVSQPCTLKESFLSTGTNLAVTQDFTDGTSLLPLDYSIYYEFVTVSLEGIEPDTDCDIEFSSSQARSGHFNSPKNVFLYGRGGKSSLSCKYTFKTVKGEAIKLRLTSVGFRGNMCKTVYNFQTNLYDCIARLPGSATLEVWEEPWRQTRLPLGCVCDGGLAPASFVSHTRLLQLDFTIKEMSWSQDFNDFYFDAEYEFIKTKGCDEQKILNGSTGSILIGSKKELEESGEEDINEKCNDYPWRINARDNSHLYLNIPGYHASSQRCSTRNRVVVFGSHTARPLRSACPEPNVADSVDIFSSGWTTQLDMLEPLPESLIVRYLGREPGVYKLTWLEVRREPRPSALESLKGGAGRRHITGATCGHQCPELDACISPELWCDGVKHCPSGADELRSTCLYFTIPWLYLILGAVGILLALLVFASALVAVRVYQRGKVKRKKKKEAQRLMTREVILPMNFHKENIY